One region of Zingiber officinale cultivar Zhangliang chromosome 7B, Zo_v1.1, whole genome shotgun sequence genomic DNA includes:
- the LOC122003927 gene encoding metalloendoproteinase 1-MMP-like: MQHSFLLLLLLLLSFSSSLSPRPIPEDDDRHRQALFRATQYNSNYTWRSFHRLLDLERGSRVDGLVGLKQYFVRFGYLISSNSTDSVLSDAFDARLETAVLRYQASLGLPVTGKLDATTLSEVMAPRCGVPDLNPNRSRAAETVQRFTYFTGKPRWAGRKPLTLTYAISPEHTIKYVATADVAATIRRAFDNWARVIPVRFEEATHYESADVKLGFYGGDHGDGEPFDGVLGILGHAFSPESGRLHLDAAEQWAVDLGKESSEVAVDLESVATHEIGHVLGLGHSAVKEAVMYPSLSPRTKKVELKVDDIEGVQALYGSNPNFRLNQTVQSETSSAIALRDAIKVWRSISTLGILLIKITMMNVLA; this comes from the coding sequence ATGCAGCActctttcctcctccttctcctcctcttgctCTCCTTCTCATCGTCTCTCTCTCCTCGACCCATCCCCGAAGATGATGACCGGCACCGGCAGGCGCTCTTCCGTGCCACCCAATATAATTCCAATTACACGTGGCGCTCCTTCCACCGCCTCCTTGATCTCGAGCGAGGGAGCCGTGTCGACGGACTCGTCGGCCTCAAGCAGTACTTCGTCCGGTTCGGTTATCTGATCTCGTCCAACTCGACCGACTCCGTTCTTTCCGATGCATTTGACGCCCGGCTCGAGACGGCAGTTCTGCGGTACCAAGCCAGCCTCGGCCTCCCAGTCACCGGCAAGCTCGATGCCACCACCCTGTCGGAGGTCATGGCCCCTCGCTGCGGCGTCCCCGATTTAAATCCTAACCGGTCGAGGGCGGCCGAGACGGTCCAGCGGTTCACCTACTTCACGGGCAAGCCGCGGTGGGCCGGGCGGAAACCGTTAACTCTGACCTACGCTATCTCACCGGAGCACACCATCAAGTACGTGGCTACCGCGGACGTGGCGGCCACGATCCGGCGTGCATTCGACAACTGGGCGCGGGTGATCCCCGTGCGGTTCGAGGAGGCGACCCACTACGAGTCGGCAGACGTGAAGCTGGGGTTCTATGGAGGGGACCACGGCGACGGAGAACCGTTCGACGGGGTGCTGGGCATCCTGGGGCACGCGTTCTCGCCGGAAAGCGGGAGGTTGCACCTGGACGCGGCGGAGCAGTGGGCGGTGGACCTAGGGAAGGAGTCGTCAGAGGTGGCAGTGGACTTGGAGTCGGTGGCGACGCATGAAATAGGGCACGTTCTGGGTCTGGGCCACTCCGCGGTGAAGGAGGCGGTGATGTATCCGAGCCTGAGCCCGCGGACGAAGAAGGTGGAGTTGAAGGTGGACGACATCGAAGGGGTGCAGGCGCTCTACGGCTCCAACCCAAACTTCAGATTGAACCAAACCGTTCAATCCGAGACATCATCGGCTATTGCATTACGTGATGCGATCAAAGTTTGGAGATCGATTAGTACTCTCGGAATTCTGCTGATAAAAATAACTATGATGAATGTATTAGCGTAG